The Pongo pygmaeus isolate AG05252 chromosome 20, NHGRI_mPonPyg2-v2.0_pri, whole genome shotgun sequence sequence tgtgtttttttccccacaatttATACATTTCCTCATTTGATCTATTAGTATAGCAATTAACAGACTTGGGAATATTGAACCATTGCTCCATCTCAGGCATAAGTCACCTTTGTTGCAGTGTAGGTTAAAAAcatgggccaggagtggtggctcatgcctataatcccagcactttgggaggccgaggtgggcggatcacctaagctcaggagttcgagaccagcctggccaacatggtgtaaccccgtctctactaaaaatacaaaaattagctgggcgtagtggtgggggcctgtaaccccagctacctggaaggctgaggcaggagaattgcttgaacctgggaggtgaagactgcagtgagcccaaattgtgacactgcactccagcctcggtgacaagagcaaaactcaaaactcaaaaccaaaccaaaataaacatgttacttgttttttttttgtttaaattccaTCTGGGAGTTTTGTACCTTTCTCACAGGGTTAGGGATTTGCGGTTTTCCTATTGTGCCACCTTTGTCAGCTTTTGTTGTCAAATCAGCTCCCTCTCATGAGTCCAatcacccattttacagatagggtaAACTGAAACCCAAAGAGGGAAAGTGACCCTTTCCGGTTATTCCTGAGCCACGGCTAGACCTCCAGTTCTCATATCTGTGGGATGACGGCAACACTGTTGTTAGAGGGGACTTCAAATCCCAGCTAAGCACTAGCTCACTGCATGATcacttgggcctcagtttccctgtctgtagaataagcactttacatggtgggggagggagggctgAGGCTCTTTTCTGTGCAGTTTCCGTTCAGGACGTCTCCAGGGTCTAAAGCTGAGCGTCGCATCCAGCGTGGGGGTGCCTCTATACACGTCCCCGCAGATCCCCCTCATATGTGTCCTCCAGGCCGACGCCCCCTTCCGGCAGGGGGCCGACTCACCCTCGTGCGCGCCGCGCCGGCCGCCGGCAGCCCCCGGAGTTTCCGGAGCGAGAGCGCGAGCGAGGGCTGGGCCGGGGTCGGGACCCCGAGCGGGGACGCGGCCGGGGCACTCTGCGCTGGGGGCTCATCTCGGCTTCCAGGGCGTTACTGccgggaagggggaagggggctGTCAGCCTCTGGACCCCTGTCCCCAGACATCGCCAGCCCTCATCCCCCAGAGCGTCCCTTTGCTGGGAACTCCATCCCCAGAGATCCCCATCTCCCAGGGTTTCCCGCTCCCCAGGATCCGGCATCCGTTCTCGACCCCCAGCCATTCCCGGGACGCCTCCCTAGAGACTCCCAGCTACATCCCCAGAAGCTCTGTCCCCAGACCACCAGCCTCTCCCTCGATACTCCCTTTTCCTTGCTCCCTTCTCTTCCGTTCCCCGTCCCTCTCGGGGCTCCCACCGACGTTGGATCCTGGGGACCTAAGTTTCTAGAATGCCCGCCCCAGCCTGGAATCCCAAGAGAGTCCACTCCCTTCTCCATCCTTAGGTTCCAATTCCAGGATCTACCTATTAAATCAACAATGTCCCGCCCACAATTCCACGCCCAAAGTAATGATTGGCCGAAAGAATGTAGCCCTGCGCAAGCATTGGTCGCGCCTGGGTCCCCGTCCATCCGACCCCGCCCTCGGGCCAGCCCCTCACTCACAGGCGTTCGCGCAGCGCCGCCTCCCGGGCCGCACAGGCTTCGCCCTCGGCCTCCGCCACGCCTGCTCGCCGCAGAGCCTCGTCCAGCCGCCGCGCAGACTCCGTGGCCGCCGCCTCCCAGCGCGCCAGGGCCTCTGCGGGCGCAGGGGGCGGGGTCAGGCTGGAGACCGCGGGCCCACCCGCCCCACGCACGCCGGAATCCAAGTTGATAGTCTGCATGCCGTTTGCACGCTTTCCtttatttgaattaaatttgTGTGTACCATTGCATGGCTTCCACGTGCTATTTGCATAGCTTTTCATAGGTTTGCATTGCTTTTGTGAGTCGTTTACAAGGAGTTTGCATGTTTTGTGGCATTTGCGTTGTTTTTGTGACATTTGCGTGGCCTCTGCATGTTGTTTGCATTCGTTTCATAAGTTTTTGCGTTTTTATCCGTGTTATTTGCATTACGTTTGCAACTGTGCTTGTTTGGATAACCAGGATTCACCTAGGCTGCTCCCACCTCTCTCCCTGCCCACTTCCTTACACCCCAACGCACCTGTCAGCGCCCCGTTCTCGGCCCCCATCTGGGTCCCCTGTGCCTTGGCTTCGTCCATCTCAATCTTCAGTGTTGTTAGTTGGGTCTGAAGCCGGCTctgaggagtggaggggaagtgGGAGGGGGTGTaggcagaggaggggaggagtGAATCGGCCTGGCCCTTTTGGGGACAGTGAGAAGCCACCTGGGACCCTGTGTCCTGAGCTTTGTGTGGAATGTCCTTTGGGGCCTTGTAGTTGTAAAATACAGAAGTGGCTTCTGAAACCTGGGGCACCGAGTGGTGACAGCTGCCTGCCTGGAGGGAGATCTCTGCTCAGGTCCAATGCCACCAACCCTAAGCCACCAGGAAGTGGAGAGTGCTTAGCTCTGCGGTCAGATTCAAGTTCCACTTTCAGCTCCGTCTGGGACTCGCTGATGGGATTTCAAACCAACACAGTgagccgggcgtcgtggctcacgcctgtaatctcagcactttgggaggccgaggcaggcggatcacttgaggccaggagttcgagactagcctggccaacatggtg is a genomic window containing:
- the CCDC194 gene encoding coiled-coil domain-containing protein 194 is translated as MAEPGPEPGRAWRVLALCGVAVFLAAAAAGGALVAWNLAASAARGPRCPEPGVNATAPPGDPPPGVDELRRQLAEAAEREEALARQLDQAESIRQELEKALKACEGRQSRLQTQLTTLKIEMDEAKAQGTQMGAENGALTEALARWEAAATESARRLDEALRRAGVAEAEGEACAAREAALRERLNALEAEMSPQRRVPRPRPRSGSRPRPSPRSRSRSGNSGGCRRPARRARGLTENLVD